One Helianthus annuus cultivar XRQ/B chromosome 12, HanXRQr2.0-SUNRISE, whole genome shotgun sequence genomic region harbors:
- the LOC110895719 gene encoding probable inactive purple acid phosphatase 2, with product MNPPTPLSSFFTFIFFFLFITPSISNPPSLSLSTPSLSRSNNSVIVTWTGVDSPSQLDWLGIYSPPDSSLRNFIGYLYLNTSPTWQSGSGSITIPLINLRSNYKIRIFRWTESEIVPTRLDHDHNPLPQPKHLLAETEEFGFGSGHGPDQVHLALTGERGEMRVMFVSGSGGESVVRYGLSSGQMDRVVRARVGRYEREDMCDAPANTSIGWRDPGFIHDGVMVGLEGGKRYFYKVGSDAEGWSNTYSFVSPDESSGETIAFLYGDMGTSTPYNTYIRTQEESISTINWIARDIEALGDKPALISHIGDISYARGYSWVWDHFFNQIEPVASKVPYHVCIGNHEYDWPLQPWKPDWAMYIYAKDGGGECGVPYSLKFNMPGNSSELTGSRAPPTRNLYYSFDFGVVHFVYLSTETNFLKGSKQYEFLKKDLESVDRVKTPFVVVQGHRPMYTTSNEVRDAPIREKMLEHLEPLLVDNKVNLALWGHVHRYERFCPINNFKCGSGPVHVVIGMAGADWQPMWEPRSNHQDMPVYPQPARSIYRGGEFGYTKLVANRGKLTLTYIGNHDGKMHDSVEILATGEVVNGKITILTTNNEGGVRDDIKGKEGKRSYLWYVEVGGVILFSVLVGFFLGFMSRAKKEVVTNKEWIPLKTIEEA from the exons ATGAACCCACCAACCCCCCTTTCATCCTTcttcaccttcatcttcttcttcttattcATAACCCCATCAATCTCAAACCCAccttcactttctctctctacacccTCCCTCTCTAGATCAAACAACTCGGTGATAGTCACATGGACCGGAGTCGACTCACCTTCACAACTCGACTGGCTCGGTATCTACTCACCACCCGACTCATCTCTCCGTAACTTCATCGGGTATTTATACCTCAACACCTCACCCACCTGGCAATCCGGGTCGGGTTCTATTACCATCCCGTTAATCAACCTCAGATCCAATTACAAGATCCGAATCTTCCGATGGACCGAGTCAGAAATCGTCCCGACCCGACTCGATCACGACCACAACCCGTTGCCCCAGCCCAAACATTTGTTAGCGGAAACGGAAGAATTCGGATTCGGGTCAGGTCATGGGCCGGATCAGGTGCATTTGGCGTTGACGGGTGAGAGGGGGGAGATGCGAGTTATGTTTGTGAGTGGAAGTGGGGGGGAGAGTGTGGTGAGATACGGGTTGAGTTCGGGTCAGATGGACCGGGTGGTTCGGGCTCGGGTCGGGCGGTATGAGAGGGAGGATATGTGTGATGCTCCGGCGAATACAAGTATCGGGTGGAGAGATCCTGGGTTTATACATGATGGGGTGATGGTGGGTTTGGAGGGTGGAAAGAGGTACTTTTATAAG GTGGGAAGTGATGCAGAGGGTTGGAGCAACACTTACAGCTTCGTTTCACCAGACGAAAGCTCCGGCGAAACAATAGCGTTTTTATACGGGGATATGGGAACCTCAACACCATACAACACATACATTAGAACACAAGAAGAAAGCATTTCAACCATAAACTGGATCGCGCGTGACATCGAAGCACTTGGTGATAAACCGGCTTTAATCTCTCACATCGGAGACATAAGCTATGCTCGCGGCTACTCATGGGTATGGGACCATTTCTTCAACCAAATCGAGCCCGTAGCCTCAAAAGTCCCGTACCATGTCTGCATCGGGAATCACGAATATGACTGGCCGTTGCAGCCTTGGAAACCTGACTGGGCCATGTATATTTACGCAAAGGACGGAGGTGGCGAATGTGGTGTACCATATAGTTTGAAATTCAACATGCCCGGAAACTCGTCCGAGTTGACCGGGTCCCGGGCCCCACCGACTCGAAACCTATACTACTCGTTTGATTTTGGTGTTGTTCACTTCGTGTACTTATCGACGGAAACAAATTTTCTAAAAGGGAGTAAGCAATACGAGTTTTTAAAGAAGGATTTGGAGTCGGTTGACCGGGTCAAAACGCCGTTTGTCGTGGTCCAAGGTCATAGACCGATGTACACCACGAGCAATGAGGTTCGCGACGCTCCGATTAGAGAAAAAATGCTCGAGCATTTAGAACCGTTGTTGGTGGACAATAAAGTGAACCTGGCCCTGTGGGGCCATGTTCACAGATACGAACGTTTTTGTCCGATAAATAATTTCAAGTGTGGTAGTGGGCCGGTGCATGTGGTGATCGGTATGGCTGGTGCGGACTGGCAACCCATGTGGGAACCGAGATCTAACCACCAAGACATGCCGGTCTATCCACAACCGGCCCGCTCCATATACCGAGGCGGTGAGTTTGGGTACACCAAACTCGTCGCTAACAGGGGGAAGCTAACGTTAACGTATATCGGAAACCATGACGGCAAGATGCATGACAGCGTTGAGATACTTGCCACGGGCGAAGTCGTAAATGGTAAAATTACTATTTTAACCACTAATAATGAGGGTGGAGTGAGGGATGATATTAAGGGTAAAGAAGGAAAAAGATCATATTTGTGGTATGTTGAGGTTGGGGGTGTGATATTATTCAGTGTATTAGTGGGATTTTTTCTTGGATTTATGTCACGTGCAAAGAAGGAAGTTGTTACGAATAAGGAGTGGATTCCACTTAAGACAATAGAAGAGGCATAA